Within Culex pipiens pallens isolate TS unplaced genomic scaffold, TS_CPP_V2 Cpp_Un0070, whole genome shotgun sequence, the genomic segment GTTGTCAGCTTCTATAAGCATCAACTGCTTCTGGTTGATAGACAGCCCCGAAGCGGGAAGTTGAAAGTATTCGTCAAGCCTATCATCGTCATCATTCGCGCTGTAAGCTCCACCtcttgacgacgacgacgacggaacatccatatttagaaaattgtcgAATGTATCCACGTTGTTTCCAATCGATTCAATGTTCGTGGAGAtgttgtcaaaaaatattttcgatttttgctcCATGTTATTTTGCTCATCAATAAAAGCTGTTTGATTTTGTCGAAATCTGTCCGTAATATGCTGCAATGCCATAAGTAAGTTTTTC encodes:
- the LOC120427659 gene encoding syntaxin-16, which encodes MALQHITDRFRQNQTAFIDEQNNMEQKSKIFFDNISTNIESIGNNVDTFDNFLNMDVPSSSSSRGGAYSANDDDDRLDEYFQLPASGLSINQKQLMLIEADNTKMIQSREQEVNTIVNKIVDLNTIFKDLAHLVQEQGTILDRIDYNVESTQTRVFEGYKQLQTAEKYQRKNRKIYCIVLLAGMIMFMIILIIFTKF